The DNA sequence GGCATGCAGGCCGTGCGGATTGGTAATAGTGAACGTACCTTCCAGCCCTTCGATTGGTTTTTCAGTCAGCAATTTGACTGCTTTCATACTGTCAGCAGCAGACCACAGCTGAGCCACGTTCTGTTCGCTGATCATATCAACCAGACGATCCAATACAGGCTTGTGCAGCGCATCCTGTGCAGCAATCAGCAACAGACCTTGTACCGGTTGACCCGCATGCTGGAACGGCGCTGCAGGGCGAACCAGAGACACTGCTGTACGCTTAACACCGGTATTCGTGCGAGCCAGCCACAGACCCTGACCCATCCATACCGGAGAAGATGCCTGGATTGCTGCAGTACCGCTTGCATCCAGTGCGCCGCCGTTTTGCAATAAGACACAGGCAGTTGATTGCAGACCGAAAATATCCTGTGCAGAAGTCTGCAACTGTACGGTGCTGCTGTCTAACAGCAATGTCGGGGTCGGTTTCTGGCCACTCAGCAGTTTTGCCAAATCAGCAGTACTCTTACAGTGCTTCAGATAGTCAGCAACAGAGTCATCAGCCAGAACACGGGTCAGCTGGCGCAGAATACCCAGATGTTCGTCTGAGCGGGCAGCAATGCCGATAACAACATACGCTGTCTGACCATCGCCCCAGTTAACGCCATCAGCGAAATGCAATACGCGAACGCCGGTCTGTTTAACCTGTTCACGGGTGTCAGTGGTGCCATGAGGAATGGCAATACCGTTACCCAGATAAGTGGAATTCTGAGTCTCACGACGCAGCATCCCTTCAACATAAGGTGCTTCAATCAGCCCCGCATCGACCATCTTCTGTGCCACCATACGAATGGCACTTTGCTTGTCGTCGGCTTTAGCCCCCAATTGGATATCTTGCTCCGCCAGTGTCAGCATGGCGTGTACCTCTCTTATAGTTGTGTCAGATATATAAATCGCAGAACTCAAACGATTCACCAATTCATATTCTGAGCTATTTGTTGCAACTTTGGGTAGCAAGTTTGCAACTCTCATTTGCCAAAAAGTAGATTAATCGTTTCAGTTCATATGCTGTATCGTTTCAGCTAGATATTCAAGAACTGGTTATTGTATAATCACCAGTAATTTGATGTGGTGCACATTTACGTCAGCGAAAATAAGAGGTGGGTGTCGAATGAAGCTTGAAGAAATCGCGCGCCTGGCAGGAGTATCGCGTACAACGGCGAGCTATGTGGTGAACGGTAAAGCTGAACAACACCGCATCAGTGAAAAAACCCGCGAACGGGTGATGGCGGTCGTCAATCAGTATAACTATAAGCCCGATCAGGCTGCGACAGCCCTGAGACTTGGTAGTAGTCGTCTGTTTGGTTTTATTCTGCCTGATCTCGAAAACACCAGTTATGCCCGTCTGGCCAAATTGCTGGAAGCCGGTGCGCGCGCACACGGTTTTCAGCTGATTATCACCTGCTCGGATGATAATCCGGAAACTGAGAAAGCGTTGGCAGAAATGCTGACATCCCGCCGTATTGATGCACTGCTGGTGTCTACAGTATTAGAGCCGTATAACGATTTTTATCCCCGGTTACAGCAAAAAGGTTTGCCTGTCATTGCGATCGACCGTGCACTGGATGACGAAAAATTTGCCTCCGTTATCAGCGAGGACCTTGATGGTGCGATCAGACTGACGAACTCCTTATTATCGCCATTACCCGCCAGCATTGGTCTGTTAGGTGCGGTGCCGGATTTGGGTATATCTCATGAGCGTGAACGTGGATTCCGTGCGGCATTACGGTCGGCTGATATAACCGGAGAACCATTGATTGCGTATGGGGAACATTTCAGCCGCAGTGAAGGTGCCCGTATTTGTGCCGACTGGATCGCGCGGGGAGTGATGCCTGAAGCGCTGGTTACGACGTCTTATGTGTTGCTGGAAGGTGTGCTTAACACGTTGCAGGAACATCCTGAGCTGATGAAAAACCTGCGGTTAGCTACATTTGGCGATAATCAATTACTTGATTTCCTTCCGGTTAAAGTGAATGCATTACCTCAGCAGTTCTCATTGATCGCTGAGCGGGCGCTGGCGCTAGCGCTGGCTGCCACCGAACATAATTACACTCCGGGAGTTGAGGTGATTCCGCGTCGCCTGAAGGTCCGCAGTCACACCGGGTAGTCATTGTTTTTCAGTGTTAAAAATGATGATGACAGGGATCTAATTCTGAATAGTACAGGTATGGAGCGTAACATGAAGATAGCAATGGCCAGTGATCATGCAGGTTTCTCTTTGAAAGAAGAGATCAAAGCTTATCTGCAGAGCCAGGGACACGAAGTTCTTGATTTTGGTGCCCACAGTGAAGATGCCTGTGACTTGCCTGATACGGTTTATCCGGCAGCGCTGGCTGTGGGTGAAGGCAAAGCCGATCGAGGTATTTTTGTCGATGGCGTGGGTTATGGCAGTGCAATGATCGCCAATAAAATCTACGGTGTTTTCGCTGCCGTATGTCAGGATCCTTTCTGTGCGAATCTGGCGCGTTCTCACTCCGATACCAACGTGCTCTGCATCGGCGGTAAAATCATCGGTTCTGCGATTGCGATGGAAATTGTGAAAACCTGGATGACGACAGAATATCTGGGACACACCGAAGAGAAATATCGTCGCCGCGTGGGGAAAGTGCAGGAAATTGCAGAGAAACATCTGAAAAAACTCAGTTAATGTTTATTGCGTGAACAGTCCCGAGACTGTTCACGTACTCTGAAATCTTAGAAAACGGGAATCATCTCTGCAGATGGCGGATTGTTTTTTCCCTTAAAAGAACGTCTAATCAAGTCTATTCTGCCTCCCGGTGTTTTTCCCTCTTATGACTTCTGTATCTGCTGTCCGTTCTCAGTCGCTGTTTCAGATAACCTGGCCGCTGTTTATTGATCTGGCGCTGCATTTTCTGACTGCGGCACTGAATACATTCATGATCAGCCATGTTTCCTATCAGGCTGTCGCTGCCTTGTCTGTGGGGAACCAGTTTTTTGATGTCAGTATCACGCTGTTCAACTTTGTCGGTATCGGCTCCAGCGTGGTGATCACGCAGTATTTAGGCGCCGGGCAACGGGATGTCGCCAGAAGAGTGGTGCAGCAGGCCATTGGATTCAATGCCTTGATTGGGTTGGTTGTGGCGCTCGGAGTATTATTTGGTGCAACACCTATTCTGCAATTAATGAATATGCCGGAACATCTGCAATCCATGGGGCATGTCTATCTGCAGATTATTGCATTGTGTTTGTTACCGGAAGCAATCGCGCTGTGTCTGGCTGCCAGCCTGCGAGCCTATGGTTATACCCGTGAAGCGATGTATGTCACGGTGATTGTCAACCTGGTGACTTTGGTCGGCAATGCGTTGCTGCTTTACGGCTGGTTTGGTTTGCCACAGATGTCCGTGGCCGGTGTGGCCTGGTCGACCGTTGCGGGACGTGTCATCGGGGTCATGTTACTGGTGTGGCTGATTCGTCGTCGTATCGGTTTGCAATTGCGCTGGGCTGAATGCTGTCGTTTCTCTTCCGATATTATCAGTAAAATCATGAAAATCGGATTACCTGCAGCAGGGGAAAACCTCTCCTGGATGTTGCAGATGATGGTAATCACCTCCTTTGTTGCTTTGCTGGGCGATAAGATGCTGGCAACACAATCCTATTTCTTTCAGATCAGTCTGTTTGTGATGTTGTTTGGTATTGCGATTGGACTGGGTACGGAGATCATGATCGGT is a window from the Tolumonas auensis DSM 9187 genome containing:
- a CDS encoding MATE family efflux transporter, with the translated sequence MTSVSAVRSQSLFQITWPLFIDLALHFLTAALNTFMISHVSYQAVAALSVGNQFFDVSITLFNFVGIGSSVVITQYLGAGQRDVARRVVQQAIGFNALIGLVVALGVLFGATPILQLMNMPEHLQSMGHVYLQIIALCLLPEAIALCLAASLRAYGYTREAMYVTVIVNLVTLVGNALLLYGWFGLPQMSVAGVAWSTVAGRVIGVMLLVWLIRRRIGLQLRWAECCRFSSDIISKIMKIGLPAAGENLSWMLQMMVITSFVALLGDKMLATQSYFFQISLFVMLFGIAIGLGTEIMIGHLVGAGELDQAYHRLMRSLKIGLVVTVLSVALVVVSGPYLMELFTADEVILATAGQLFLLSLILEPGRTFNIIVISSLRATGDARFPFRMALISMWGIAIPIAYLCGIHWAWGLVGIWCGFVVDEWVRGLTMFWRWRSRRWEKKVLVQRTAPANQAH
- the cra gene encoding catabolite repressor/activator, producing the protein MKLEEIARLAGVSRTTASYVVNGKAEQHRISEKTRERVMAVVNQYNYKPDQAATALRLGSSRLFGFILPDLENTSYARLAKLLEAGARAHGFQLIITCSDDNPETEKALAEMLTSRRIDALLVSTVLEPYNDFYPRLQQKGLPVIAIDRALDDEKFASVISEDLDGAIRLTNSLLSPLPASIGLLGAVPDLGISHERERGFRAALRSADITGEPLIAYGEHFSRSEGARICADWIARGVMPEALVTTSYVLLEGVLNTLQEHPELMKNLRLATFGDNQLLDFLPVKVNALPQQFSLIAERALALALAATEHNYTPGVEVIPRRLKVRSHTG
- a CDS encoding RpiB/LacA/LacB family sugar-phosphate isomerase, encoding MKIAMASDHAGFSLKEEIKAYLQSQGHEVLDFGAHSEDACDLPDTVYPAALAVGEGKADRGIFVDGVGYGSAMIANKIYGVFAAVCQDPFCANLARSHSDTNVLCIGGKIIGSAIAMEIVKTWMTTEYLGHTEEKYRRRVGKVQEIAEKHLKKLS
- the fruB gene encoding fused PTS fructose transporter subunit IIA/HPr protein; its protein translation is MLTLAEQDIQLGAKADDKQSAIRMVAQKMVDAGLIEAPYVEGMLRRETQNSTYLGNGIAIPHGTTDTREQVKQTGVRVLHFADGVNWGDGQTAYVVIGIAARSDEHLGILRQLTRVLADDSVADYLKHCKSTADLAKLLSGQKPTPTLLLDSSTVQLQTSAQDIFGLQSTACVLLQNGGALDASGTAAIQASSPVWMGQGLWLARTNTGVKRTAVSLVRPAAPFQHAGQPVQGLLLIAAQDALHKPVLDRLVDMISEQNVAQLWSAADSMKAVKLLTEKPIEGLEGTFTITNPHGLHARPSATLVKVAKEFQSEIWVANLDGDGKSVNAKSLMKIVSLGVKSGHRLQFIAKGDDAQQAISKIGQSIADGLGEGAGHE